In Yarrowia lipolytica chromosome 1F, complete sequence, a genomic segment contains:
- a CDS encoding uncharacterized protein (Compare to YALI0F10483g, similar to Saccharomyces cerevisiae SRB6 (YBR253W); ancestral locus Anc_7.174, similar to uniprot|P32570 Saccharomyces cerevisiae YBR253w SRB6 DNA-directed RNA polymerase II suppressor protein) has product MSNRSITLLQRVDNATEQLNSKFTDIVNSAKVSSKDKSALAMETYLVEESTSAMVRSLEDLLFVTRSLKEAWILGQIRPVVNKPEDGGEGQLADELLDKIEDTSDGVDKETA; this is encoded by the coding sequence ATGAGCAACAGATCAATTACTCTTCTTCAGCGGGTGGACAATGCCACGGAGCAGCTGAACTCCAAGTTCACGGACATTGTCAACTCGGCCAAGGTGTCATCCAAGGACAAATCCGCGCTGGCGATGGAAACGTACCTGGTAGAAGAGTCGACTTCGGCCATGGTGCGGTCTCTGGAAGACCTTTTGTTTGTGACCCGCTCGCTTAAGGAGGCGTGGATCTTGGGACAGATTCGGCCGGTTGTGAACAAGCCCGAGGACGGCGGCGAGGGTCAACTTGCcgacgagctgcttgaCAAGATTGAAGATACTTCCGATGGGGTCGATAAGGAGACGGCGTGA